The sequence below is a genomic window from Aureispira sp. CCB-E.
TTTTACTAAAGTTGAATATTTCCTCAAATTGATCGACAACTATCATTAAGTTTTCTCCTCGGCTGATCGTAGATTTTTTGAAAGCCTCAACGATTCCCAAACTGCCATTTCGGAGCATTCCCTCAATTTTTGCAGGATAACTAGGGTCCATCATTTCGTCTCCATGCAACACATTTCGCTGTGCCAGCTGGCGACTAAGGTTTTCCAATGGATTGTTGCCAGGAGTACACGTAGCAATGCGCCAAGCAGCTCCTGCTTGCCCATTAAATCCCTCCTTCAAGCGAGGAATCAACATTGCCTTAATAAATGAAGATTTTCCATTCCCATTGCTACCTACTACTGCCAAAAAACGATTAGAGCGAAGTTTGCGTAACAATTCATCTAGTTGACGTTCTCTACCAAAAAAGAATGAACGGTCGGATGGCTCAAACGAGCGAAGCCCAGTATAAGGGGCTTGTATATTGAGGGTTTCTACTCCTTGCATAGCTGTCTTAAATTAACTGAATGTCTCGGGGTTATGAAAATACATCTATTAAAAGATAACATTGTAAGATAAAGAATTATTTAATAATAAAGAACTCCTTTTCCTTAATCCTTTAAGGTTTGTCGTTTTTTTTTGATAAAATCCCTAAAAAATTGAAAAAATTCGAAACAATATAGAATCTATTTTGTTAGAGTTAGGTTATTATAATACTTCTTCTTTCTCGATAGGTAGCCTATTATTCCTTTCTTTTAAAGCTTTTTCTATCAAAAGAAAAAAAGCTTTATCCTTTTGAAAAGGCAACTAATTTAATAAAAAAAATGAACTTCTAAAATGATCTATAGGAATTAATAAACAATAAACATGTATTTATTTTAAAAATGTATTAATTTCTAGAAAACAATGCTTATTGAACTTTACAAAAGTATAAAATACTCCTCTACTTTTTGTCCTTTTCATATTAAGTTTGAGTTAAAGGTCTACTCGCTTAATCTTAGCACCCAATGCATTTAAGCGCTCATCAATACGCTCGTATCCTCTATCAATTTGATTGATTTGCAATATTTTACTAGTTCCCTTCGCCGACATGGCAGCAATCAATAAAGACACCCCTGCACGAATATCGGGTGAGGTCATTGTTATTCCTCTCAAAGGATATTGTCTACCCAATCCAATAATATTAGCTCGATGTGGATCACACAAAATAACCTGTGCTCCCATATCTATCAACTTGTCAACAAAAAACAATCGGCTTTCAAACATTTTCTGATGGATCAGAACACTTCCCCTTGCTTGTGTGGCAACAACCAGTAAAATACTCATTAAGTCAGGCGGAAAACCAGGCCATGGCGCATCATACACTGTCATAATAGAGCCATCTATAAAGGTTTGAATTTCGTATAATTCTTGCGCTGGCACATAAATATCATCGCCAATAATTTCAAATTGTATTCCCATACGACGATAAACAGGCAAAATATTTCCTAAAGCATCGGCTCGGACATTTTTAATGGTCAATTCAGATTGAGTCATGGCAGCCATTCCCAAAAAACTACCAATTTCAATCATATCAGGCAACAAGCGATGCCCTGTTCCAAACATTTGACCAACACCTTCTATGGTTAATTTATTAGAGCCAACACCTGTTATTCTTGCGCCCATTCCATTTAACATTTTGCACAACTGTTGTAGGTAAGGCTCGCAAGCAGCATTATAAATAGTCGTCATCCCTTTTGCCATTACAGCAGCCATCAAGGTATTGGCAGTACCAGTTACAGAAATTTCATCCATCAAGATATAGCTTCCTTTGAGTTCGGTCGCTTTGATGGAGTACATGTTTTTATCAATATTATAATTAAACGCTGCTCCTAGTTTTTGTAATCCCAACAGGTGCGTATCCAATCGACGGCGACCAATTTTATCTCCACCAGGTTGCGGTAAAACAGCCTCTCCATAGCGAGCCAACAAAGGTCCTAAAAGCATCACAGAACCTCTTATTTTGCTTGCTTTTTGTACATATTCTACACTCTTCAAATAGTCTAAATCAATTTCTTTTGCCTCAAAGGTGTAACTATTGTTATCAACCTTATTAACGACAACACCTAAGCCTTTTAATAAATCAATTAACATCACCACATCTTTTATATTCGGCAAGTTGGTTAATGTTACTTTCTCTCGTGTTAATAACGTAGCACAAATCACCTGTAAGGCTTCATTTTTAGCACCTTGAGGTGTTATTTCACCACTTAACTTGTGTCCTCCCTCTACTATAAAAGCTTGATTTTTATTTGACATAATAATTTAAAATTTCGTTTTATTGTTCATTTCGGATATTTAAGTAATCGTTTGCTGAAAACACTTACTTTTTTTAGAGTGATCATTTATTATAAACTATATTATTAATAATCAACTCGATATAACTCAACTGTTGCTCCCCACTTTTAGGGATACTTATGGCTAAGTCATTCAACCTTAAAAATACTAATTATAATGTGAGTTATTCATAGAAAATCGCTTCAAAGTGATAATTATTTGTCAGAGATTCCACAAATTTTAAAATCTCCCAATATTTGAATCTCTTTTTCTTACTTTATAATTCCATCACAAAATCATATCAGCTTAATTATCCGTAAAATGCACTCTTACTTATTTTAAACCTAAAAAACTGATAATCAACGGCAACTCCCTCACAAAGTACTACGTAGTAGCACTAATACAAGATGCTTATTTATGTTTTTCTATAAAAAGCTAAAAAATCAACAGAGTATTATTACTTTGTATTTCTTTATAAGTAAGTGGTCAGAAAAAATAAGAACAAAAAATGGGATTATTTTTTGTGAATCAAAGAAGAAAAAGGAAGGCTTAGCGAGCTAAGACAAGTTTTTCTGATGAAGAGTAGCGCAAAAAGAAGGCTGTTTTAGCTACACTGCTACTGCGTGGTACTTGTTATTTTTTTTGAACGATTACTTAATCACAAGACTCAATGATTTATGAAATTCAGTTTTAGCAAATGGCTCAAACGCCTAGTGTATTTGTCTATATTTGTTTTCATCAGTTCTAACTTTGTATTGTACAATCATGCTTATTATTTTACACATTTTGTAGACAAAGATTTACCCAAAGTTACGACCGCCACCCTAGATAATAAATCTCTAATGGATAAAATAAAATTAGGCATTTATGGGGTAGAAATTCCTAAACCCCGTAACAAAACACTTCCCGATAGCACTTATCAAGCCGTTACTTTGGGCAGTCAACCTCAACTTCATGCTTGGATGCTTTTAACCACACAAACTCCCAAAGGAGTCATGATTCTTTTTCATGGATACAGTGTCTCTAAATCTTCTCTATTGGAACGTGCCAAGGTACTTCGAAAACTAGGTTACCATACTTTTTTGGTAGATGCTAGAGGACATGGTGACTCTGAAGGATTTCAGACATCAATTGGCTATCATGAAGCTCAAGATGTGTATACTGCTTATCAATACATTAGACGATATTACGAAGATTTGCCAATTAGTTTCTTGGGCGTATCGATGGGAGCAGTAAGCATTCTCAAAGCGGTACATGACTATCAATTAAATGCCGAAGCATTGATTTTAGAATGTCCTTTTCGTTCGCTTTCTGATGCAGTATACAATCGATTTGAAAATATGAAAATTCCTACTTTCATTCTACCTCAGTTGCTTCTTTTTTGGGGAGGTATTCAAAATAACATGGACTTTAAAGCACACAATAGTTTGACCTATGCCCAGAAAGTGACAATACCAACATTGATTATTTATGGGAAAAAGGACCCTAAAGTGAAACAACAAGAAGTAGATGATATATTTAATGCCTTAGTTAGTGAAGAGAAAAAGTTAACTATTTTAGAAAAATCAGGGCATGATAATATTATGCAAGATGACGTTGCAGGGTGGACCAAAGCCGTCTGGAGTTTTTTAGATTAGACGCTTCAAGTCGTCATTTATTAAAACAATGGTCTAGGAGCAATGCTAGCAACTACGCGTCACATCTTCCT
It includes:
- a CDS encoding alpha/beta fold hydrolase — encoded protein: MKFSFSKWLKRLVYLSIFVFISSNFVLYNHAYYFTHFVDKDLPKVTTATLDNKSLMDKIKLGIYGVEIPKPRNKTLPDSTYQAVTLGSQPQLHAWMLLTTQTPKGVMILFHGYSVSKSSLLERAKVLRKLGYHTFLVDARGHGDSEGFQTSIGYHEAQDVYTAYQYIRRYYEDLPISFLGVSMGAVSILKAVHDYQLNAEALILECPFRSLSDAVYNRFENMKIPTFILPQLLLFWGGIQNNMDFKAHNSLTYAQKVTIPTLIIYGKKDPKVKQQEVDDIFNALVSEEKKLTILEKSGHDNIMQDDVAGWTKAVWSFLD
- the murA gene encoding UDP-N-acetylglucosamine 1-carboxyvinyltransferase, with the protein product MSNKNQAFIVEGGHKLSGEITPQGAKNEALQVICATLLTREKVTLTNLPNIKDVVMLIDLLKGLGVVVNKVDNNSYTFEAKEIDLDYLKSVEYVQKASKIRGSVMLLGPLLARYGEAVLPQPGGDKIGRRRLDTHLLGLQKLGAAFNYNIDKNMYSIKATELKGSYILMDEISVTGTANTLMAAVMAKGMTTIYNAACEPYLQQLCKMLNGMGARITGVGSNKLTIEGVGQMFGTGHRLLPDMIEIGSFLGMAAMTQSELTIKNVRADALGNILPVYRRMGIQFEIIGDDIYVPAQELYEIQTFIDGSIMTVYDAPWPGFPPDLMSILLVVATQARGSVLIHQKMFESRLFFVDKLIDMGAQVILCDPHRANIIGLGRQYPLRGITMTSPDIRAGVSLLIAAMSAKGTSKILQINQIDRGYERIDERLNALGAKIKRVDL